One genomic region from Chrysiogenia bacterium encodes:
- a CDS encoding GGDEF domain-containing protein: GGDEFVIVLPRANAIEGREICERLRQEIENFEFLRIEGPYGPPLRIANLITASIGVASYHEHVRKRFSIDQNKDAFLKLADRAMYAAKDEGKNCVVMAEREAEDEDAPKPVE; this comes from the coding sequence ACGGCGGCGATGAATTCGTGATTGTCCTTCCACGGGCGAACGCGATAGAGGGCCGGGAAATCTGCGAGCGGCTTCGGCAGGAAATTGAGAACTTCGAGTTTCTTCGGATCGAGGGCCCCTACGGGCCCCCGCTCCGCATCGCCAATCTGATCACCGCATCTATCGGCGTGGCCAGCTATCACGAACACGTTCGCAAGCGATTCAGCATCGACCAGAACAAGGACGCATTTCTCAAGCTCGCCGACCGCGCGATGTATGCCGCGAAGGACGAGGGAAAGAACTGCGTCGTCATGGCTGAACGCGAGGCAGAGGATGAAGATGCCCCCAAACCGGTAGAGTAG
- a CDS encoding alpha/beta fold hydrolase: MRRALRINLRPGVIVLACLLLSSCASWGMPSWWPSWMQAGSAPPPPVDESLLEDIPGDPAAPQTAGDVNQTPPEETEVIGESDFYVEEDAYADFGYGDVPLVRVPTNDGWNLAVYHYPPPSALGKVFPVVLVHGEGFNRLVWDFDKKHSLARYLAENLYDVWVVELRGHGNSKGEEAEPGPLPKWLFEDYVTDVNATIDFVLAETGATQVAVIGHSTGGTLLYGMMENDVYSRKIAVGVAMSAPTRFHLPNDTLTSLFLHRDKAWGEEYVDLRRGMYLPAPFEENVETVYSILFFNDFFFDPDLVEKFGDSGFEPVRVDILRQFADWFAEERAYSTEDNSFNYDEDIPLIDQPLCIFVGWRDNIAEPANVVESLKEMEKSRYTLELFGKMNGHQDYYGHLGLLLNDYASVDVYPRVLNCLDEGSIKAEKDIYGAPGTSGEESPYPDEFAPPGMEEAPAEPGTEPGAEPGAPGAEEPVVPETPTDEGMRPEEIEIEDLPEFEDALPLPPPAPDEPSNP; encoded by the coding sequence ATGCGGCGCGCGCTTCGAATAAATCTCCGCCCGGGCGTGATCGTCCTGGCCTGCCTGCTGCTCAGCAGCTGCGCAAGCTGGGGAATGCCCTCGTGGTGGCCTTCCTGGATGCAGGCGGGCAGCGCGCCGCCACCGCCCGTCGATGAATCCCTGCTCGAAGACATTCCGGGGGATCCGGCCGCTCCGCAAACCGCGGGCGATGTGAATCAGACCCCGCCCGAAGAAACTGAAGTCATCGGTGAATCGGATTTCTATGTCGAAGAAGATGCCTACGCCGATTTCGGCTACGGCGACGTGCCGCTCGTGCGCGTCCCCACCAACGACGGATGGAATCTGGCGGTCTATCACTATCCGCCCCCCAGCGCGCTGGGCAAGGTATTTCCCGTCGTCCTGGTCCACGGCGAAGGGTTCAATCGCCTGGTCTGGGACTTTGACAAAAAGCACTCCCTGGCGCGCTACCTCGCCGAGAATCTCTACGACGTCTGGGTCGTGGAACTTCGCGGTCACGGCAATTCAAAGGGTGAAGAGGCCGAGCCGGGCCCGCTACCCAAGTGGTTGTTCGAAGACTACGTCACCGACGTTAACGCAACCATCGATTTCGTGCTTGCTGAAACGGGTGCCACGCAGGTGGCCGTCATCGGCCATTCGACCGGCGGCACGCTCCTTTACGGCATGATGGAAAACGACGTCTACAGTCGAAAGATTGCGGTCGGCGTCGCCATGAGCGCGCCTACACGCTTCCATCTGCCCAACGATACGCTCACTTCCCTCTTCCTCCACCGCGACAAGGCATGGGGCGAGGAATACGTCGATCTTCGCCGCGGCATGTATCTACCCGCACCCTTCGAGGAGAACGTCGAGACCGTCTACAGCATTTTGTTCTTCAATGATTTTTTCTTCGATCCTGATCTTGTGGAGAAATTCGGCGATTCGGGCTTTGAGCCGGTACGCGTAGACATTCTTCGTCAGTTTGCCGACTGGTTTGCCGAGGAACGTGCCTATTCCACCGAAGACAATTCCTTCAACTACGACGAAGACATTCCATTAATCGATCAGCCACTGTGCATTTTCGTGGGTTGGCGTGACAACATCGCCGAGCCGGCCAACGTGGTGGAGTCCCTCAAGGAGATGGAGAAGTCCCGGTATACGCTGGAACTCTTCGGCAAGATGAACGGACACCAGGACTATTATGGTCACCTGGGCCTGCTGCTCAACGACTACGCATCGGTGGACGTGTATCCCCGCGTACTTAATTGCCTGGACGAGGGCTCGATCAAAGCCGAAAAGGATATTTACGGGGCGCCCGGCACCTCTGGCGAAGAATCGCCGTATCCCGACGAGTTCGCGCCGCCGGGGATGGAAGAAGCGCCCGCCGAGCCCGGAACAGAGCCTGGCGCAGAGCCCGGCGCCCCGGGCGCCGAGGAGCCCGTTGTGCCCGAGACACCGACCGACGAAGGCATGCGTCCCGAGGAAATCGAAATCGAGGATCTCCCCGAGTTCGAGGACGCCCTGCCCCTGCCACCGCCGGCCCCGGACGAGCCCAGCAACCCGTAA
- a CDS encoding alpha/beta fold hydrolase — MKRQLDRRAQRARNFARLWARASVALGFLLVFAMSACSKQVMNPNLNLERLLPYASKKPRVYFTQTTDGRSLALHRTEPNQIREGLPPLILCHDEGMNKWAWDLGGRRSFIKFFSQLGFDVWALEFRGHGESSKPEWHNERPYDWNFDDYVHKDLPAAVTFVQGQTNSRYVTMIGHGIGAMAIYAYLETENFFDEVANAVLIAPPGFAADYSPEMKELLALQQNWDGLDPMSLVHLPSRTDSWELFSRLMLTGTPIPKIRIKRLSQRGMEVISPKVLQQTLHWVEANDFLSADLNFSYRNKLALIRLPVLVIAGTHDNFAPPGVVNYGYRVITAEDKTLMIFGRDYGHLDNYSHLGLLLGVHAHEEVFPRIFEWIEERTENFDVWGKL, encoded by the coding sequence ATGAAGCGACAGCTTGACAGAAGAGCGCAGCGCGCGCGTAATTTTGCGCGGCTGTGGGCCCGTGCGTCCGTCGCGTTGGGGTTCCTGCTGGTCTTTGCCATGAGCGCCTGCAGCAAGCAGGTGATGAACCCCAATCTCAATCTCGAACGCCTGCTTCCCTATGCATCCAAGAAGCCGCGCGTCTATTTCACGCAGACCACGGACGGTCGCAGCCTGGCGTTGCACCGCACCGAGCCCAATCAGATTCGCGAAGGCCTTCCCCCGCTGATCCTCTGCCACGATGAGGGCATGAACAAGTGGGCGTGGGACCTGGGCGGACGCCGTTCGTTCATCAAGTTCTTCTCGCAGCTCGGCTTCGACGTGTGGGCACTGGAATTCCGCGGCCACGGCGAGTCGAGCAAGCCTGAGTGGCACAACGAACGCCCCTACGACTGGAATTTTGACGACTACGTACACAAAGACCTGCCCGCGGCAGTCACCTTTGTGCAGGGTCAGACCAATTCGCGCTACGTAACGATGATCGGCCACGGCATCGGCGCCATGGCCATCTACGCCTATCTCGAAACCGAAAATTTCTTCGACGAAGTTGCCAACGCCGTACTCATCGCGCCGCCCGGGTTCGCCGCCGATTACTCGCCGGAGATGAAAGAGCTGCTGGCACTCCAGCAGAACTGGGACGGCCTCGATCCCATGTCCCTGGTGCATCTGCCCTCGCGCACCGATTCGTGGGAGCTCTTCAGCCGCCTGATGCTCACGGGAACACCGATCCCGAAGATCCGGATCAAGCGCCTTTCCCAGCGCGGCATGGAAGTGATCTCCCCCAAGGTATTGCAACAGACCCTGCACTGGGTGGAGGCCAACGACTTCCTCTCGGCGGATCTCAACTTCTCTTATCGCAACAAACTCGCGCTCATCCGACTTCCCGTGCTGGTGATTGCGGGCACCCACGACAATTTTGCGCCGCCCGGCGTGGTCAATTACGGCTACCGGGTCATCACTGCCGAGGACAAGACCCTGATGATCTTCGGTCGCGATTACGGGCACCTCGACAACTACAGCCACCTGGGACTGCTGCTGGGCGTTCACGCCCACGAAGAGGTCTTCCCCCGCATCTTCGAGTGGATCGAAGAGCGCACCGAAAATTTCGATGTTTGGGGGAAACTCTAG
- a CDS encoding alpha/beta fold hydrolase produces the protein MLLLSVVTGLQGCFWLFPLTEPTEVRFATTPDNWKLALHRYKPEKISAEKEPLLLVPGFASNRFAFDLARDRSLALYLYERGYDVWMLELRGAGESTTPAYFDMGDWARDGIGPPPNYNFDTFVEIDAPTAIEYIRFETRNEKISWIGHSLGGMIGYAYLGLNPDTDAIRTFVALSAPSSFKLKSQALNFLLQFKGTVDWQPKIYTRLMAQSMANNLGWLDTRFDAIIWNNEVIDARTMSMAGYNMVTNLSGPLFNQMVGWMENGEFTSADNAINYADNLDRIRVPTLLVSGSVDALCPPLVTRDTYEKIGTIEKVMRIAGKANGFTGDYGHMGVVIGNRAREDIYPVVFNWLEQH, from the coding sequence ATGCTTTTGCTGTCCGTTGTGACGGGGCTGCAGGGCTGTTTCTGGCTTTTCCCGCTGACCGAGCCCACCGAAGTGCGCTTCGCCACCACCCCCGACAACTGGAAACTGGCCCTTCACCGCTACAAACCCGAAAAAATCTCCGCGGAAAAAGAGCCACTGCTTCTGGTGCCCGGCTTCGCCTCCAACCGCTTTGCTTTCGATCTGGCCCGCGACCGTTCGCTGGCCCTCTACCTCTACGAGCGCGGCTACGATGTCTGGATGCTGGAACTGCGCGGCGCCGGCGAGAGCACGACGCCTGCCTATTTCGACATGGGCGACTGGGCGCGCGACGGTATCGGCCCGCCGCCCAATTACAACTTTGACACCTTCGTGGAGATCGATGCCCCCACTGCCATCGAGTACATCCGCTTCGAAACTCGCAACGAAAAGATCTCCTGGATCGGTCACTCGCTGGGCGGAATGATCGGCTACGCCTATCTGGGCCTGAACCCCGACACCGACGCCATCCGCACTTTCGTTGCGCTCAGCGCGCCCTCGAGCTTCAAGCTCAAGAGCCAGGCGCTCAATTTCCTGCTTCAGTTTAAGGGAACCGTCGACTGGCAGCCCAAGATCTATACGCGGCTCATGGCGCAGTCGATGGCCAACAATCTGGGCTGGCTCGATACGCGTTTCGACGCGATCATCTGGAACAACGAGGTCATCGACGCCCGCACCATGAGCATGGCGGGCTACAACATGGTGACCAATCTCTCCGGGCCGCTCTTCAACCAGATGGTGGGCTGGATGGAAAACGGCGAGTTCACCTCGGCCGACAATGCCATCAATTACGCCGACAATCTCGATCGCATTCGCGTGCCAACCCTGCTCGTATCCGGCAGCGTCGACGCACTGTGTCCGCCGCTGGTCACGCGCGATACCTACGAAAAAATCGGCACCATCGAAAAGGTGATGCGCATTGCCGGCAAGGCCAACGGCTTTACCGGCGATTACGGGCACATGGGCGTGGTGATCGGAAACCGTGCCCGCGAAGACATTTACCCGGTTGTGTTCAACTGGCTGGAGCAGCACTAG